The Helianthus annuus cultivar XRQ/B chromosome 11, HanXRQr2.0-SUNRISE, whole genome shotgun sequence region CCTCAGCCTCTTCTTCAtcgtccagctcagccagcctagccttccagcccttaacgtcccagttgctcctgtcaaagtcaggatcctgagcttccagggccatctgcagtttggtcttgtacatagcaaaggcagcagagaccttagcaccCTCCATGAGCTCATGTTTCTCATAATCAGCATTAATCAACACTTTGGCCGTCTGGGTTTTGGCATCGTTGAGATCTTTTTCGAGAGCGgcaatcttgtgatccttgagcaccGCTACTTGTTGGAGGTCCGAGTACTTTTGCTCAATTTCTTCAACATTCCCAACGTAGTCTTCAATTTCAGCAAATTTTTGCAAAGAAGATAGTGTAAAGTTCAGGATCATGTGATCCTCAAGGGAGCAGAATAGTTAAGCTAAGTTAGTGATCCTTACCCCATTAAAGTACTCAAGGAACTGATGACGGAGCAGAGGCAAGCCTTGTAGATTCTCAGCTTCAGAGGTCTTCCTTTTCTTGCCACCCTTGCCTTTAGAgatgggtgccttggggatcgagaCAGTTGGACTGGCAGGAAGCTTCTTCTTTGAGGATCGCACAGTGTCAAGATCAGTGACactgaatttggaggcagatcttgaggattttccagcacctagacattcaaaacagataagtatcctaattttattttatttaatcatTTAGTCACATATAAACacggatacttacttgacatggtgacagaacctgaggatacctcttgagaatcctgggtgttCGCTTTGAATGATCTTATTGCAGGATCGAGTCTTCGGAAAGCAGCAAGCCTCTCCTTTGTTGCGGGTGTTTTAAAAAGATGTGAGACagaaatagctgcacaaaaggaagggAAATATGTTAGTGATCCTGATCAGAAGCAAATTCATCtggtgatccttctaaggatcctctatcctactaTGAGTGTCCATTTTCtaggcagatcctttccatcagggatggaatcccttctgacaaagaagaatcgccgtttccagttggtatcgttCTTAGTGGCTTTGAAGATGGGATGTTCTTGATCGGGCTTATGTTTGAGTAGATATCGGTGAGACCCGTGGCTAACAAGATCGTACATCTCTGAAAGCTCCAACATTCCCAGATCAATGCCCtgctgctcgatgatcctttcaagggtgatcaaaaccctccagatcataggCATTGCATGGATGTAGGAAATGCcagtgagagagaagaaggattgggtgaagccTGAAAAAGGGTATGTGTATCCTATTGTGAATGGGGTGACCGGAAAAGCTACCCAGGTTTCAGACAGGAAATCGCTTAGAACGGTGGGGTCAAATGGTTTGAAAACGGTGTTCGCTGGAAAACAGTGGCGGATTCTGTCAATTTATGGGTCGGTGAAGCAGCAACGTTCTTTTACAGAATCTCTTATGATCCCTTGGAttttcaaggggctgttcttcttgtgatccttagcCAGTGAGGATCGTAGCATCATTTTGATTATGATAAtggtgaagaagaagaaaaacagagcaagaagatgaagagagaaaggagagaGGAATACCTGATCAAGTCTTCTAATGAGGATTTAAAGAGGAAACGCACAGATTTAAATGCTCTCTAGCCCTTATCtctaacttcaatttataatgatgattttgcaggatagTCACCTCAATGACATCAGGATCTTAACGGCTAGTCCGCATATAACGGCTAGTTTCCTAGTTGATTCGTTGCAGATAAGGAcgagaaaatataactcgttatttgcatcattactccttatattttgggggcaattgttaggggaggattttccaatgatttgtgatcctcaattgctgtTGGGTTTAGTGATCCTCACTTCTGTTTGAGCTAGTGATCCTTAGAAGTATTggaggatcaggatcatggatcatcataaggatccttatactaacgatttcctgctttgaatatgatgttgttttataggagtacgagcttggacttggtcttggcgatattcctggggcatattccatgtttattcTGCAGGTGCTTGACCAATATGGACATTATGGAGTTCGTGGGAGACTTGCATGAATtgcggaatgtttgttagcttagatattttctatttttaaatgggatagcgagctaaatagaaacacttggctattttcagcttaacacacacactagtaactgctctcaccagctctcgacaactcacttggcgattacacacttttatacacgttacaccatagtgatccttgtaattagctcgctatcatccgaagttgtaatacatttcttgtttaatctgagttggtgatcggtagtttccatcacccgaggttttttatgccggagatcattcattgatcaagggctttttccttgtataaatctttgtgtcacttgttcattgcatttcagagtgatccttaatattgttcattaattcaagcatcataccccgtaatagagagtttggttgcattatcattgcttgatttttgaccaaaacagtccaaaactcaaaccttttaaatctgggtccctgtggtttcacttttattgccattttggtccaaaaatcaaatcacctgatatttggctaataaaatctggttattttgtcttttttctcAAGGGCAAAATTGCCAATCTGAATTTATTATAACATATTCTTAATTAAATTAAATACCCTAATTTGACTGCATTGATTCAACACACCACCTAAAGCACCCACCAACAACCACCACTACCAACTACCACTGACCGGTGGCTGAAAATCAACTCTGGCGCCGGTAGAGCCACCACCGCCTATAACAGTGACACGACTAGCTGTAACAGTGACACGACTATCTGAAACACGACTAGCATGAGATCATGAGATATTCGTTCAGATTAGCCAAGGTCGCCTGAGGTGGAGGTTGGGATCTTAAGAAATCCGACCAGATCCGTTGCATATCTACATCTTCGAGACCCAGTCTCTTCTCTTGCCACGCCAAAACCACCATCGTTCATCTTGACACGAACCAACCACCATCTCACCACACCTCACCATCACATCTACAAGCAAGCACTGGCACCACGTCAGACGCTACTCCCTTATCCACCACAGCGCTGCCCCTGCTCGACCTTCGCAGCCGCTGAACGCCTGCCACAATCCACGCGCCGCCATGGCCGTCGTTGTGCGCCAACATGGACGGCTGCCCTTTTCTCTCCATGGTTCTCTCTAACTCCGGTTCTCTCAAAAATTCACAGGTGTGTGTGTATAATTGGGGCTAGGGTTTTAATAAATTCAGattgatcattttgcccctgaggaaaaagacaaaataaccagattttattagccaaatatcaggtgatttgatttttggaccaaaatggcaataaaagtgaaaccacagggacccagatttaaaaggtttgagttttgtactaaaatggcaaaagtgaacaaacctcagggaccaaaatgacagtttactcaaaATTATTGGTTTTGGGTTCTATATAATGGCTAAACTAACCAGAAAACAACAATTGATTGTGCAAAGGGGACATTAAGGTGGTAAAGTGATGTGTTTCCCAATAAAGTGGTTGTGAATTCAAATCGTGCTAAATGGAGGCGCTGTGGTTTTAGGAGTAGTGTAGGTATAGAGTAGAGAGTGAGTGTTCACCTGTTAAAAAGAATAACTATCTTTATGTAATTTCACCTCCACTGTTCAATTAAACGTGGTTTTGATTTACAGTAAATCACTTCTCAATATACAACAAAGCAAGTAACATATTAACAATGCACAAGTGGTTATAAGCCCGCTTAATTTGTGTTTTTATCGGTTTCACATGTTCGTTCTACTACAAACATAAGTATCTTGGGCACAAGAGATAAATTTTCCGTGTGTCGAAAATGACTTTCCGATCCCAAAAATACAGATTTCATATGTAGGCAAAATATAACTTTTACAAATCTGCGACACATACAGAATCGTTTATTGCTACCCTTCAAAGACTTTTGTCGTTTAGGCACACATACGTATTGTTGCCTGTAATGGCTCCTAAAAATATGTCTCTAACTGGCTTCCTTAAGTGCAAACCGTTATAATGGTTCGTTGTGAGTCGCAAAGTAGTTATTGCGTCGGTTCAAGACACCGAACAATGGTCTAACTGcttgatttaaaaattttaaaagcCACCAACACTTATTTCTCAAACTTCCTAAGACTAACTTATAATTGAATCATTATGTTTTCAAACTTCCATAGCCTGATTCATGGAGAGAAAGAGATGAGATCTCAACCATCCATTCAAATATGATCCTAGGGCTAACAAATGGTTCCTTCGGATATTTTATGGTTCTTATCTGAACCTCCATCTACTACGATAtatgtatcatcatcatcatactcagtaaatcccccAATagcagcaaagctaaggtagatgtatacatatataaGATATATGTATCCATATTCTTATATATATCCGCTTTTGCTTTCGTTTTAGGTCACTCGAGTTTCTTAACCTTTGATATAACACCCAACTAATATATAGAAAAATTTGAAGTAGGAACTGCATTCTTCAAGCTGCTGTTGTATGTTTATACACAATACAACCAAAAATCAGGGAAATGACCAGTATTTCAAGAACTCATGGTCCTGCCACAGATTGATGCAAACTAAGCTGCTCATGGATTTTTCTAAATTTGTCTTTAAGCTTCTGTATCTGCAAACATTCCAACAATTAACCAAATTAGCTCAAAACTACTGTCATGTGATTGGGTTGGTTGGTAGATGATAATATTTAAAAATACCCGTTTCATCTCGATTTCGGTTTCTCGTTTCCGCTGGCCCAGGGAATGTCGAAGATTAGTAATGTCGAAAACATTATCTAAATCATCCTCAAATGCAGATTCTAGATCCTCTCGAAGGAGTGCAGGCAATTTGTCTACAATCGGCATCAGGAAAAAGCAATTGAACTGCAAACAACATAAAAAACCTTTTTAAAAATATTACTATTTTGGTACAAAAGAAATAATGTAACAGTCACCTTCAACTCAGCCGAAGCCAAGAAATATTCTCGAATGCCATGAAATATTTGTTGCACCAAAGCATAGACGATACGTTCAGATGAAGGCGCGAGTCTTCTGTTCCAGAGTGTGCTATCTAGAAGATCAGCTAATCGTGTTTCTGTGTTCTGAACACTTGTGCTCAAGTCAGTACCTGAGATCAAATGACAATATGGTAATCagtttttgctgatgtggcatttGCAGTTAATTTTATTGGCTTAGGGGTACAAGGAGATATGTTATTAGTTATTACCACCATTAGCAGGCTGTTCTGCTCCACCAAAAGAATCCAAGAATTGCCGTAATCCAGCACggttctgaaaaaaaaaaaaaaaagaaacattgAAATTTGAGAAAACTAAAACGAAGCAAATAAAAATTAGAACGGGTCGGTCGGGTCTTGATGTTTATGAGAAAAGGCAACCTTATTGTGAAGGGACCATGTGACGTAACGGGTGGTGCTTATTAAATCCTCCATACATCTGCATATGAGTTCCaagaaatttataaaaaaaaaggacATGAAGCGAAAAGGATGAAGTGATATAACTTTATTTTGTTTACTTTTCATGGCATGATCTTTCAGTTGATTCAGCAAAGTTGTTGAAGGCAGAAGACACGCGTCTCAGGAATACTTCATGGCCACTTAAGAATTCGCCTTCTTTCTGTTTCAAAACGGGCGGATCAGGCGGGTTGGGCAATGACTCAAAACAGGTTTGGGTACAAAATAGTAACTTTTAGTACAGACGGATCGGGTTGGCACAAAACACTTGTAATGGTTTGAAATTCTCATGTATATATTATTGCAAAAACTAAATTGTTTTTaacatggttgtaaaaatcccgactagcaTCCAATTAGTCGCCGATGCCGATTAATTGCTAGACGGTCAACGGCGGCCCTATACAGTCCTAATCGGCCAAAAATCGGCAGTTCCGGCCATTTTCCGGTCAAAACTTGTAAATTTCGGTGATTACTTAAAAAAATGAGCGGGTGAGGGGTTAAAACTTGTCTTGCTAAAAAattacacataaaaatgtgtgcATATAGATATATAGGGGTTGGTTAACGTACGATGTGTACAAGatgaaattacgcacgttataaaactcaaaaccctaatcacgcatgtacAATATCAGAAATCACACATGgggtaaaaccctaatcacgATTAATCCCTATTATTCCCGATAAATCGCTAGTCCATACCCCACCGGCCGACTAGTGATTCTTATAACACTAGTTTTTAATCAAACAATTTAGCAGGTTGTAGGTGTGAAAATACATTTTGGACGACTTTCGACCCGCTTGACCagtttctttttatcaactaATTAAACATGACACAAATTGAACCATTCATAAGTATACGGGTCAATGCCGCCGCTATTAAAGCATATAAAAAACAAGTACCTGAAGAAGATAAACAGATATAGGAAGCAATCTCTTGAGAATGTGAAGAAGTCGACTGCCCAACTGTATGCAAAATGAGAGTCTGAATGAAACaaacaaaataataaataaaaaaatgagaaaaagaaaataagaaGAATGAGAACCTGATGAAGAAATGGTTCAAAAGTATCACGAGCTTTTGCAACAGCAATGACACATGCAGTCCTAGAGTAATTTGTTCCATCATGAATATCTTCCACTCCACACGCGTTTACAATTTCTTCACGTGTAATTGGAGGGCATTTTATCCCTCCAACAACAAACCGAAACTCAGCCATTGCACGATGATATTGAGCACCTCCATATAAACGCATACCTGCATTCTAATGGTAGGACAAAAAAAACAGATTTAATTTGTGTAACAAAATGATTTAGGAAGTTGTATAACTGTAACACGCTTACAGGTATTAGCTTGAGTGGAAACTGAGACCCATCAATGCTGATTAGTGCCCCTCCATTAACCCTTTCATCTTGTAGTGTTTCCCCTACAACCAACGAAAAAACAAAGCAAATAAATAGAATATAAACATAAGCTCTAAAATTCATtattgagttaaatgccattttagtccctgtggtttgggccattttgccagtttagtccaaaggtttcatttttaacctgtgggtccaaaaaggtttcacagttgccattttagtccacttggttaacttcatccattttttctgttaacgagaaggccaatttggtcattttgtatgtaattctcttaattagaagggcaattcagccatataaaatgaccgaattggccttctcattaacagaaaaaatggatgaagttaaccaagtggactaaaatggcaactgtgaaacctttttggacccacaggttaaaaatgaaacctttggactaaactggcaaaatggcccaaaccacagggactaaaatggcatttaactcttcaTTATTTTAAAATGTTTATGGATCAAGGACGGAAAAATGTAAGGAATACTTACCAAATTTATCCGGGGGTGCAACAACTGACCCTTTCAATAACAGTGATAACTGTGACACGTAAATAAGAAATCAAACATCATATATAGAAACATTTATGGATAATATTAATATAACCCTACCTTGGTCAGAAAAAGATCATGAAAAGCTCTTCCTTTCTCCTTTAGTTTGACTTCATCTAAAGTACTAAAAAACGTCAAAAGAAAAGGAAGTCTGTCAATTCTAAAACGCGTGTTGAAGAGACGTGTGGATAAAAAGGTCGTAACGGCAAACCTGAGTTCCTGATTTATGTCATTTAGTTTTCGTGTTGTACCACGATGCTCCTTTTCAAGAAGAGGAATGATCAAAGGAACACTATCCATATATCTTGAAACAACGTAATAGTCAAAGTATCAATAATAACGAAGAAGTCGGTCAATTCTGTTCTAGGCCCACGATGATAAAGAAACTTGTACCTTTTCATCAACAGTTCTTCTAAGAATAATTTAAGGCTGCTCACTCCTATTCTGCTTCTTTCTTGCTTTGATAGTGACCTACCAAGCTTTTCTTCTAAAGATGCCACATCTTCCATCTCTCTTAGAGAAATAGCCTATACAATACAGCCCCTTTTACGCCATGTCACTATGCATGGATTTATGGACGCTATCTAGTTTAGATGATACACAACAAATTATGCTCAAGCATTAAAAGCAATACCTGTTTAAACTCATCGTTGGATCGGTAAACTGATTCTTGTCCTGAACCAACTCTTCCAGAAGGTACGGATGTGAAAAAGGGTGAATCACCAAGCATAAAACCATCAAGAACGGATGCTGGTGGAGAAAGAAAAACTTCAACATCTGAAGCACGTGCAAATTGGGGTATTTTCGTATCGAGTTTAGTTGAAACGACAACAGTCCTCGAAAGTTCCGGATCAATCtgcaaaaataataaaatataaaacataaCAGAAAAAATAATATAATAGAATGTAGTTTTTAAAAACAATCTAATGTACTACAGAATCACATACCTGCATTACTACTCTTCTAGTAGTTGCATTGCTCCAGTCATTGCAGTCTTCAAGGCATAACACAATGAACTCTTTATGCTGCATTTTTGCACGCACTAGAGACTCAACCGCACGAGATTGAGCCTGCAAATTGTAGGGGGTTAAAGATACTTTTAGCTatgtagttaatgcggtaaaatattggatatcggtcaaggagcgatatttgagatataggttatctcggtgagatatcggtgggtTATCGGTAATATTAATATAATGagtatgcagttaatatcggtgatatatcggtcatatcggtcccttagtaaaatatcggtgtcaaatatcggtcaaaataTCGGAGCCGAtaatatcggcgatattgaccgatatttgaccgatataactaatatatcaccgatatttgaccgatatcaccgatatatcaccgatatttgactgatataaccgatatatcactgaaatattggtgttaaattgctatatatataaattctgcattatactaaaattaccgatatcccaccgatatcataccgagataacctatatttcaaatatcggtccttgaccgatatccgatattttaccgcattaactgcatagtatAATGAAggatatatatagcaatttaacactaataattcagtgatatatcagtcatatcggtcaaatatcggtgatatatcggtcaatatcgccgatattatcggtaccgatattctaaccgatatttgacaccgatattttactaggggaccgatatcaccgatattaactgcatagattTTTAGGCAATAAAAAGGTACTAAATTTTGCACAAATGAATACATTATGAATAAATAACCTGTAAAGCTCGATTTTTTGGTCCGGGAGCAGGAGCAACAAGCCCAGGAGTGTCTATGATGGTAAGATTCGGGCAGTATTTATATTCAACTCGAACAATTATCTCCTTTGAAGAAAACTGACAGGTTTCACGCTCCAGTCTCATGTTTTCAGCTTCGATGTACTCCTATATAATATCCAAAAGGGAATACCAAATTACCAAAAGTATTCACAAAAGTGACTAACGTTCTCATACAGAGGCATGCACTAAATTTGGATATAGTAATACAATAAAGAACAATTCTCAATTTCTTAGCATTCTTAGTTGCATAACTcacaaaaaaaaagttatgaattGCATAACAGGACACTGGCCAAATGTTTGAAAATGGAGTCTACTCAAAAATGTGCTTATACTTATCATATCTTATaccgagtctcatttaacagggAGAGGGGAAGGAAAATGAATTAAGAGAGAAAAGGAAGGAAAAGATGTGATTTTTTTCGTGTTCCCGAGTTTAATGAAAAGTAAAGAAAAAGAGAAGAAATCAAACATTTTATGTGTTCCCGATTTAGGAGGAAAAGAATAGAAAGAAACAATTTTACTATTATACCCTTTAAACATATAACATTTTAATTAGATacaagggtaatttagtaattaataagaatttctctcctaatctctccGATTTGGGAGGATAAATATACGTACAAATATTCTTCCCTTTTCCCTCCTTTCCCCTCCCCTTCTATCCTTAAAAAATCTCGGGAACATggttttttcatattttcatctcttttcttTCCCCTCCCactgttaaatgagactcgggaacaGTGAGGACGCATAATCACAAACGCGATATCACAGTGAGGAAAGGTGAGTCACTTCTCAGCACCTCACTAGTCAGGAGTCCTAAAGAGTCCATTGCAGAACTGATAGGAGTAAGACCCTGAATCACCGGTTCGAATAAAACGGTCAAATAAAAGATAGATCTACGATTCGTTCTGGATACAGATACACCACCAAAACCAACAGTAGGGCTGCGAATCACTCCCGAAGATACAGAAATCACCACTTCGGTTATAAATTCGGGTCTAAGAACACCACTCAATATGCCACAATTGAGCTAGCATAGACACAATTAATTCACCTCAAAATCCATTGAGGGAAAATTAACCAAAAGAATTTTTTTTACTCAAAACTCACTAACTCCTCATTCGTAAACTGAAGTATTACATAAAGCGATTCCTAAAACTAATAACTACCCACTAACTCCACTAATCTAAATATAACATAAAAACAAAAtagaaaataaacaaaagaaaattGTAAACAAATAAGCTAAAAATAGAATTAGAGTAAAGTGGGACGTGGCTTAAATAATTGTGGCATCCAAACTAAAATCTTGACCCATTGTTTGTGTTGTTGACCCATATTCGGCTACCAAACCCCTATCAAGAACGAAACCAGTGAGGACGCATAATCACAAACGCGATATCTTTTGGAAAGGTCTCAACATTATTCTCACAATCATATCTATTACATCAATTTAGTTCATATTTAAGTAGCAAAAATGGCCAATGTAAACTAGAACAAAAGTAGAAAAGCTTTATGGACAAATAACCAATCATCTCCTCAATTCAGACAAAACAAAAGACATGAAAATGAGTTATCAGTTTGTCTATTTTCATAACAAGACAAATAGCAATTACTTCAACCACATTTTCCATAACTGGTCCCTGATTACATAAAAACATAAATTACACACTCATTAACCACTAAAAACAACCTAATTCTTCCACCTCAATTACCAAACCAAACCCTAACTCTTCACAACAACCAATTCAAAGCATTCAATCAACATATACCTGAACTTCTCGTAGCGATTTCTGTAACGGAACACACGAATCAGAATCCGAAATCAGGTGGCACAGAGGCGAATCACATTCCGGATTAAACTTCATGTGGAGAGTGATAGGACGACGAGTTTTAGTTCCGCCGCCTACGTGGTTGAATTGGAAGCCCATTAGGGCTTCTACGAGTGCGCTTTTGCCGTCGGTTTGATGTC contains the following coding sequences:
- the LOC110890318 gene encoding dynamin-like protein ARC5 yields the protein MTTPPHTASNGGETESQSRLYEAYNELHGLAQEFETPFDAPAVLVVGHQTDGKSALVEALMGFQFNHVGGGTKTRRPITLHMKFNPECDSPLCHLISDSDSCVPLQKSLREVQEYIEAENMRLERETCQFSSKEIIVRVEYKYCPNLTIIDTPGLVAPAPGPKNRALQAQSRAVESLVRAKMQHKEFIVLCLEDCNDWSNATTRRVVMQIDPELSRTVVVSTKLDTKIPQFARASDVEVFLSPPASVLDGFMLGDSPFFTSVPSGRVGSGQESVYRSNDEFKQAISLREMEDVASLEEKLGRSLSKQERSRIGVSSLKLFLEELLMKRYMDSVPLIIPLLEKEHRGTTRKLNDINQELSTLDEVKLKEKGRAFHDLFLTKLSLLLKGSVVAPPDKFGETLQDERVNGGALISIDGSQFPLKLIPNAGMRLYGGAQYHRAMAEFRFVVGGIKCPPITREEIVNACGVEDIHDGTNYSRTACVIAVAKARDTFEPFLHQLGSRLLHILKRLLPISVYLLQKEGEFLSGHEVFLRRVSSAFNNFAESTERSCHEKCMEDLISTTRYVTWSLHNKNRAGLRQFLDSFGGAEQPANGGTDLSTSVQNTETRLADLLDSTLWNRRLAPSSERIVYALVQQIFHGIREYFLASAELKFNCFFLMPIVDKLPALLREDLESAFEDDLDNVFDITNLRHSLGQRKRETEIEMKRIQKLKDKFRKIHEQLSLHQSVAGP